From a region of the Tenggerimyces flavus genome:
- a CDS encoding ABC transporter permease — MSTATAMLGRTFKHTIRYPFTLFNGVLMPVIMLLLFTFVVGGAFDIPGNYIDYITPGMIVLTISYGLSATALAVNNDMTKGIINRFKVMDVSRSAILSAHVVSSMFRSLIGIAVLVGVAFVAGFRPAAGPVEWLGVAGLVVLVTFATSWFTVALGLFAKTPESAGMVTVPLIMLPFLSSAIVPSGTMGAGIKQFAEYQPFTPINEAVRGLLNGELNTSSTLVAIAWCVGIALVGYLWSLSTFQKRA; from the coding sequence ATGAGCACCGCGACAGCCATGTTGGGCCGCACGTTCAAGCACACGATCCGTTACCCGTTCACCCTGTTCAACGGGGTCCTGATGCCGGTCATCATGCTGCTGTTGTTCACGTTCGTCGTCGGCGGCGCGTTCGACATCCCCGGCAACTACATCGACTACATCACCCCCGGGATGATCGTCCTGACGATCAGCTACGGGCTGAGCGCGACCGCGTTGGCGGTCAACAACGACATGACGAAGGGGATCATCAACCGGTTCAAGGTGATGGACGTCTCCCGCAGCGCGATCCTCAGCGCCCACGTCGTGTCGAGCATGTTCCGCAGCCTGATCGGCATCGCGGTCCTCGTCGGGGTGGCGTTCGTCGCGGGGTTCCGGCCGGCGGCTGGCCCTGTGGAGTGGCTCGGCGTCGCCGGTCTCGTCGTGCTGGTGACGTTCGCGACCAGCTGGTTCACCGTCGCGCTGGGGCTGTTCGCGAAGACCCCGGAGTCGGCGGGCATGGTGACCGTTCCGCTGATCATGCTGCCGTTCCTGAGCAGCGCGATCGTCCCGTCCGGCACGATGGGCGCGGGGATCAAGCAGTTCGCCGAGTACCAGCCGTTCACGCCGATCAACGAGGCCGTACGCGGGCTGCTGAACGGCGAGCTCAACACCAGCAGCACGCTCGTGGCCATCGCCTGGTGCGTCGGTATCGCCCTGGTCGGCTACCTGTGGTCGCTGTCCACCTTCCAGAAGCGAGCCTGA